A region of Nostoc sp. 'Peltigera membranacea cyanobiont' N6 DNA encodes the following proteins:
- a CDS encoding NAD(P)H dehydrogenase subunit NdhS, producing the protein MILPGATVRVKNPADTYYRYEGLVQRLTDGKVAVLFEGGNWDKLVTFRLSELELVETIAGRKKAK; encoded by the coding sequence ATGATTCTGCCTGGAGCAACTGTTCGCGTCAAAAATCCCGCAGATACCTACTATCGCTACGAAGGACTCGTGCAACGACTGACTGATGGCAAAGTAGCCGTATTATTTGAAGGTGGTAACTGGGATAAATTAGTTACCTTTCGCCTGAGTGAATTGGAACTCGTAGAGACCATAGCCGGACGGAAAAAAGCCAAATAA